From a region of the Salinispira pacifica genome:
- a CDS encoding ABC transporter ATP-binding protein: MISTQNVHRTYQSGETSVHALKGVDLEIETGEFLSIAGPSGSGKTTLLNILGCIDSADEGVVHIDGTEITSIPHGKLASFRREKLGFVFQSFNLIPVLSAYENVALALNLLKIPEDEIKKRTMALLKEVGLEGMENRRPGKLSGGQQQRVAIARALIKEPAIVLADEPTANLDSETGQEILELMKKMNSKTNTTFIFSTHDKMVMDYARRLVLLHDGYVQKDERR, translated from the coding sequence ATGATCAGCACACAGAACGTTCACCGCACATATCAGAGCGGGGAAACCAGTGTTCACGCACTGAAAGGGGTGGACCTTGAGATTGAAACCGGAGAATTTCTCTCGATTGCAGGACCCAGCGGCTCGGGGAAAACCACCCTTCTGAATATTCTGGGCTGCATCGACAGCGCGGATGAGGGAGTTGTCCACATCGACGGGACGGAGATCACATCAATTCCCCACGGCAAGCTTGCTTCCTTCCGACGGGAGAAACTGGGCTTTGTTTTTCAATCCTTTAATCTGATACCGGTGCTCAGCGCATATGAAAATGTTGCACTGGCTCTGAATCTTCTGAAAATACCTGAAGATGAGATCAAGAAGCGTACCATGGCGCTCCTGAAGGAAGTGGGCCTGGAAGGAATGGAGAACCGGCGCCCGGGGAAACTGTCCGGGGGTCAGCAGCAGCGGGTGGCCATAGCTCGGGCACTGATCAAGGAACCGGCCATAGTACTGGCAGACGAGCCCACGGCAAATCTGGACAGCGAAACCGGACAGGAGATTCTTGAACTGATGAAGAAGATGAACTCCAAGACCAACACCACATTTATTTTCAGCACCCACGACAAGATGGTGATGGATTACGCCCGAAGGCTTGTGCTGCTCCATGACGGCTATGTCCAGAAGGACGAACGGAGGTAA
- a CDS encoding slipin family protein, with protein sequence MEKHFNALNRIKNPMPRVQKGDFRFSIYSFFSMLGIFAVFAGMQWLIAGGVNLEIIIRGSIALAAAALVYLLLPRWSALILVIIISQGIALVPLPREVLSALPSGAGASPGPWDGIALAGLVLAVLSGPSVQLIFQWEKAVVLRLGKFHRVRDPGIFLLVPVMDRCTAFVDTRIRVTDFSVEKILTSDTVPVHVDALAFWMIWDPGRAILEVEDYISAVTLSAQAALRDSIGKYSLTTLLSERDTLYREIQTILDAKTNPWGITILSVEFTDIILPDDLQDVMSKKAQAEREKEARLYLAQAEYDIAVEMSRASRQYNGDSEALNLRAMNMVYDSMKTRGSMVMLPSGVLERMNMGTTLGVSAFAESAMKDGDSPAEHEDPVTAEPQSDTNNQNKRDTPQERDPGRKS encoded by the coding sequence ATGGAAAAACATTTCAATGCCCTGAACAGAATCAAGAATCCCATGCCCAGAGTTCAGAAGGGGGATTTCCGCTTCAGTATATATTCCTTCTTCTCCATGCTGGGAATCTTTGCAGTCTTTGCGGGTATGCAGTGGCTCATTGCAGGAGGGGTGAACCTGGAGATTATTATTCGGGGCAGCATTGCCCTTGCCGCAGCCGCGTTGGTCTATCTGCTTCTTCCCAGGTGGTCGGCGCTGATTCTGGTGATCATTATCAGCCAGGGCATTGCCCTGGTTCCCCTGCCCCGGGAAGTGCTCTCCGCTCTCCCTTCGGGAGCGGGTGCGTCACCAGGCCCCTGGGATGGCATCGCTCTGGCGGGCCTGGTTCTGGCGGTGCTCAGCGGACCCTCGGTGCAGCTGATCTTTCAATGGGAGAAGGCGGTGGTGCTCCGGCTGGGTAAATTCCACCGGGTCCGGGATCCGGGCATTTTTCTCCTGGTTCCGGTTATGGACCGATGCACCGCCTTCGTGGATACCCGCATACGGGTGACGGATTTCAGCGTGGAAAAAATCCTTACCAGCGATACGGTGCCGGTACACGTGGATGCCCTGGCCTTCTGGATGATCTGGGATCCCGGCAGGGCAATTCTGGAGGTTGAAGACTATATTTCAGCGGTGACCCTTTCGGCTCAGGCGGCACTGAGGGATAGTATCGGGAAGTACAGTCTTACAACCCTTCTCAGCGAAAGGGATACTCTTTACCGGGAGATCCAGACCATTCTTGACGCCAAAACCAATCCCTGGGGCATCACCATTCTCAGCGTTGAGTTCACCGATATCATTCTTCCCGATGATCTTCAGGATGTGATGTCCAAGAAGGCCCAGGCAGAGCGTGAGAAGGAAGCCAGGCTCTATCTTGCCCAGGCCGAGTATGATATTGCGGTGGAGATGTCCAGGGCTTCCCGGCAGTATAACGGCGACAGTGAAGCGCTGAATTTACGGGCCATGAATATGGTATACGACAGCATGAAGACCCGGGGAAGCATGGTGATGCTGCCCTCGGGAGTACTTGAACGGATGAATATGGGCACGACACTGGGTGTCAGTGCATTTGCGGAATCCGCCATGAAAGACGGAGATTCACCGGCAGAACATGAGGATCCTGTGACTGCAGAACCACAGAGCGATACAAATAACCAGAACAAGAGGGATACGCCCCAGGAGCGGGATCCCGGGAGGAAATCATGA
- a CDS encoding GntR family transcriptional regulator: protein MAASDIRQSGIPFSLDPKSGVPYYKQIILQIEMAIADGRLTTGDQLPTVRSLAVTLKINPNTVARAYSELEIRNLVTTQQGTGTFISDKEVKLSEVEREEKLEEMVRTFLSRGRSYGFSPRELAEAVRRAGET from the coding sequence GTGGCAGCTTCAGATATCCGGCAGTCCGGTATTCCGTTCAGTCTCGATCCCAAAAGCGGAGTACCCTACTATAAGCAGATTATACTCCAGATTGAGATGGCAATTGCAGACGGAAGGCTGACCACCGGCGACCAGCTGCCCACGGTGAGAAGCCTTGCGGTGACCCTGAAAATCAACCCCAACACCGTAGCCCGGGCCTACAGCGAACTGGAAATCCGGAACCTGGTCACCACTCAGCAGGGTACCGGCACCTTTATCAGCGATAAAGAGGTGAAGCTCAGCGAGGTGGAGCGGGAGGAGAAGCTTGAAGAGATGGTCCGGACCTTTTTATCCAGGGGCCGATCCTACGGGTTCAGCCCCCGGGAGCTGGCGGAAGCTGTGCGCAGGGCCGGGGAAACCTGA
- a CDS encoding N-acetylneuraminate synthase family protein — protein sequence MSASSVSQIRNSRVSPTEIVAEIGSGHRKDRNRARDLIAAASDAGADTVKFQHFYADEIVHPLTGMVELPGGSVPLHSRFRELELDAGFLEFLKNESEKNQLRFFCSPFGIRSAQDLIKLGESSFKIASPELNHIPLLDFLNTRAESLVLSTGVSRLGDMEEALSHVGDTEQLSLLHCITSYPAREEEYNLRLIPGLHALFGIPAGLSDHSIDPVLVPSLAVLLGAHMVEKHFTLSRSDGGLDDPIALPPEEFGRMTRAIREAESVIYSSPHIGSSSRHIADSPASPREHALPSSGTILEHAGRHSLLAPFSPDRIRSILGDGVKRLAPGERENYGKSNRSIHALIDLQPGDILSDTNMAVLRSEKNLRPGLHPRHFLQITGSRVQRSIRAGEGIVFTDLMIR from the coding sequence ATGTCCGCCTCCTCCGTTTCCCAGATCAGGAACTCCCGGGTCTCCCCAACGGAGATTGTAGCGGAAATCGGTTCCGGTCATAGAAAAGACCGGAACCGGGCCCGGGATCTGATTGCAGCAGCGTCAGATGCCGGCGCCGACACGGTGAAATTTCAGCATTTTTATGCCGATGAAATTGTTCATCCCCTGACAGGGATGGTGGAACTTCCCGGGGGTTCAGTTCCCCTCCACAGCCGCTTCAGGGAGCTTGAACTGGATGCCGGTTTTCTTGAGTTCCTGAAAAACGAGTCGGAAAAGAACCAGCTCCGGTTTTTCTGTTCGCCCTTCGGTATCCGCAGTGCACAGGATCTTATCAAACTGGGGGAATCATCCTTTAAAATTGCCAGTCCGGAACTGAATCACATCCCCCTCCTGGATTTCCTCAACACCCGGGCAGAGTCTCTGGTTCTTTCCACCGGAGTGAGCCGTCTGGGTGATATGGAGGAAGCTCTCTCCCATGTGGGAGATACTGAACAGCTCAGCCTTCTTCACTGCATCACCAGCTATCCTGCCAGGGAAGAAGAGTACAATCTTCGCCTCATTCCCGGATTGCATGCCCTCTTCGGCATTCCTGCGGGACTGTCGGATCACAGCATAGATCCTGTACTGGTGCCCTCCCTGGCAGTGCTTCTGGGAGCCCATATGGTGGAGAAGCATTTCACCCTGAGCCGCAGCGACGGCGGTCTGGACGATCCCATCGCATTGCCCCCGGAGGAGTTCGGCAGAATGACCCGGGCCATACGGGAGGCGGAATCCGTGATTTATTCTTCCCCGCACATCGGTTCTTCTTCCCGACACATTGCGGACTCACCGGCTTCACCCCGGGAACATGCCCTTCCCTCCTCCGGTACAATCCTTGAGCATGCAGGCAGACACAGTCTGCTGGCCCCTTTCTCCCCGGACAGAATACGCAGCATCCTGGGAGACGGAGTGAAGCGTCTTGCACCGGGGGAAAGGGAAAACTACGGAAAAAGCAACAGAAGCATTCACGCCCTCATCGATCTTCAGCCAGGGGATATTCTCAGCGACACCAATATGGCAGTGCTCCGCAGCGAGAAAAACCTCCGGCCGGGACTTCATCCCCGACATTTTCTTCAGATTACCGGCTCCAGAGTTCAACGCAGCATCCGGGCCGGTGAAGGAATTGTATTCACAGATCTCATGATCCGCTGA